The genomic region CAATTCGGTGTCTGAGATTTTTTTCTTAATGCCATCGATCCAACCAAAACATAAAGCTTCTTCTACGGCATCTAGATATAGAAGGGTATTTGGTTGTTCCGTCATACTAACAATAACCCAACAATATTCATCCTTAGATGAATGTTCCTCAAACCAATCTCTTAATTCTTGTCGGTTTTGTAAAGTAAGCAGATTTTTAATTTCCATGTTTTTTACTCCTCTCAACTCTTGATTTACAGCAGAATATAGACTATATAGTATTAATCCCCGTATTTAAAATATAGTAGGCAGATAGATATATATATAGTTACCATTAAAGATTTAAAAACAAATGAAATTATAGTGTACGGTATATCTGTATTATAATTCATGGTTCGGATTTTTAAATGGGTAATATTTACAGGCGGGTTTTTATTAGCGTAATATCAGAGGAATTAAGGTTCACCATTTCTTCACCACGATATTTGAAAATGGGCGTTTCGATATGAAAATGGTGCAAATGAGTGCAAGTAGTGTGCGTGCTTGTAGGAGATAACATGTATGCACCCGATTGAGGGCTTAGTGAGGTTAAACCCGTGGAGGTTCGAGTCCTCCGGGCCGCATATAGTTTTAAACTACTAATACCAAGGCTTCTAGAGCTTTGGTATTTTTTGTTCTACAAAAGAAGTTGCTAGTCTCATTACAGTACTGGAGTAAGAATTATATAGAAAATGCTTTGATTTTCTTTCTTGAAATTTTAAAAAACAGCTACTCTAGAGCAACTGGTTTACATACGAATCTCTTTCTATTAAGAGGTTGGAGGGGAAAGTGCATAAGTAGTAACGTACAAAACATATAGTATGCTTCAGTTTTAATTTTATACGTTATTTTTGGCAGTACTCATTTTTATTCAAATATTAAAGTCTCTATTTGATTCATTATGCAAAAGTTAAAAAGAACAAAACTCCTCAATTTACATATAACTGAATATTTTAATGAATACAGCTTAAACTTTACATATCAGAACAGAAAAGGGGCGTCTAAATGTATTATTACAAGGAAGAACTTATTAATATTGTTAAACCTGCTCAACCCGATCCTGCTGCTGCCAAAGTATTGCAGGAGATACTTGGAGGACATTATGGGGAGATGCGTACTATGATGCAATATTTCTTTCAAAGCTCTAATTTTAGAGGGAAAGAAAAACAATTTAAAGATCTAATACGTGGCGTTTTTCTTGAAGAGATCGCGCACGTTGAGCTCGTTCAAAATACAATTAACGCTTTATTAGATGAATCAGGTGCAAGTGGAGTAGGGAGTCAGGCTGATGACGGTGCTCCACTGGATGATGCTATAAAGCAAGAAGCTAATCCTCACCATTACATAATTGGAGCTCAGGCATCTCTTCCAGTGGATGCTGCGGGAAACCCTTGGAATGGGTCTTGGGTCTATAGTCATGGTAATCTTGTTGCTGATTTATTGAATAATGTTGTTTTGGAATCTACAGGTGTTTTACAAAAAACAAGGATTTATGAGATGAGTAGTAATCCAACATTCCGAGAAACGCTTGGTTTCTTAATTGTACGTGATAATGCCCATCAAAATGCATTTGCGAAAGCACTTGAAACATTAGGCGTTGAGTGGGGTAAGTTGTTCCCAGTTCCGAACTATGATATCAACAAATATCCAGAGTGTAGAAGATTTGTTGATCTTGGATATCATAATGTTCAATTCAATTTTCGATTGGATGAGACAAGAATGGCTGAGATTCTACACGGACAAACACCTAGTAGAAATGGTGGTGAATTTTCTGTCACTCCTCCACCTGAGGGTTTCCCAGTACCAGAGCTATCTGATATGCCAAACGAGCACAGTCCAGGTCTTAATGACTTAAATAATTAAGATTTCAGTTTGCTCGTATAGTTATAATTCCAATGGGAACTCTTAATACAGTAAGACAAAATTACATTGGAGGTACAAATGGGAATCTTAAGCGGTAATCCACAAGACGAACCAATGCATTATGGTGAAGTATTTAGCACTTGGAATTTTGTATTGATGGGGAATAAAGCCATTGCCGAAGCGCAAGTTTTATTGAACCATGTAGGAGATCATGACCTAAAAAAACTATTGCAAGAGTCAGTAGAAGCAGGACAAGCCGAAGTAAAAAAAGTATCAGATTTATTAAAAGAGAACGGGATTGCCGTTTCACCTTCTGCACCAGAACCACCGGCAGTTGATCTAAATGACATTCCTGTAGGTGCAAGGTTTTTAGATCCAGATATCGCTGCATCTGCATCAGAGAAACTCGCAGCAGGTTTAGTAACATGTAGCACAATCATGGGACAATCTATTCGAGAAGACATTGCCATGATGTTCGGTCAATTCCATATTAGTAAAGCAGCACTTGGTGCTAAGTACTTAAAGCTAATAAAAGAAAAAGGATGGCTTATACCTCCTCCCCTTCATCAGAGTCCTAAAGAAAAGTAAGAGAAGTTCACAGATGTAATCCAGAGTGCCAAGGCTAATAGCTTTGGTACTTATTTCGAAATTGTACTTGATACAGCTAAGAAAGCGGATCATGTTATAGGCATGTATACTGGTCGAGGATACAAATTTGTGGAGGATGTCGATTGGGATACTGCAAATTATCGTGGTATTATTATGAGTAAGATAATCAAGAGTTAAGCTAGAAATATAAGGGCGAATGATTCTATAATTTTTTTACTTAATGTTCGCTTATTGAAATTTGTTAAGATGAGCAAGGAGTCTCCAAATGGCAAAGAATAAGGATATTTTAGGTTCACCAATTCTTCACCACGGTATTTGAAAATGGGCGTTTCGATATGAAAATGGTGCAAATGAGTGCAACTAGTGTAGGTGTTTGCAGGAGATAACACGTTTCCACGGCATTGAGGGCCTAGTGGGGTTAAACCCGTGGAGGTTCGAGTCCTCTCAACCGCATATCAGTAGTACCAAGGCTTTTAGAGCTTTGGTGCTTTTTTATTTTTGGGAATATATAGGTGATTATAGCGTGATTCTTTCCACATTCTTTCCACGCTTGTTTTTTCTATATATTTACAAGTGGATGGAATGTTCGGAAATAGCTTTTAACGTTTAACTCGTGGGGAGGTTCGAGTCCTCTCAACCGCATAAGGTTAAACTAATGAATGAAGAAGTACCAAGGCTTTTAAAGCTTTGGTACTTCTTATATAAACGTAATTGGTTCTCTTAAACTAGTTCTGTTGTAACAGCAGATTGTAAAGTAAGTGAACAAACTACATTTTGATATTTAGAAGTGAAATATAAACCACTAGGACCACCTGCGGATATTGCGATAAGGTGAACTTTATTAATGTTCAAATGATTTAGTAACTCCATATAATACTTACATGCAATAGAAAGACTTTCTCCTACTCCTTTTGATGTACTTCCATACCCTGCTCTTGAAGGAGTAATAATAGAGAAACCATTAACTAATAGTTCCTTATATCCGAACTCTTCATTACAATTGAATGACCTCCGTGCATGATTAATATAGGTTCTCCTTTACCGATAATGGAATACTCTAAAGCATTAAATAGCCTCCATCTACATAAAATATTAAATGTTCTATCCTGAATTAAAATGAGCTGAAATATTTCACTCATTCTCTTATTGAGCTTCATGAGATTACCCTGTGAAAATATCTCCTTTAGGATAATTAATTTTTCGTTTGTCTGCTTTTGCCAAAGCAAATGCAAAGGTAACAGGACCAATTCTTCCTATAAACATGAGTAGACAGATGATCAATTTCCCGGAAGTCGATAAGCCAGAGGTTAATCCCATGGACAATCCTACGGTACCAAATGCGGAAAAGGCTTCAAAAGAAATCTCAAGAAGGCTTGCACTTTCAACAATTGAAAGCAAAAATATACCACTTAGAACAAATAGGAAGCTAGTCACAATTATTGCAAGTGAGCGGACAATAATACTAGAAGGCAGTGTGCGTTCATATAGGACAGGTTCTTGTCTACCTCGTAAGTAACTAATCACGGCAATGATCGTTACTAGAAAAGTGGTAAGCTTAATTCCACTTCCAGTAGAAGCACTACCTGCCCCTATGAACATTAATACCATGGTTAAGATCAATGAACTAGTCTCCATACTTCCGGTATCAAGTGAATTAAAACCAGCAGTTCTTGGGGTGACGGCTTGAAAATAGGAACTCCATATTTTCTCAATGAAAGGTAAGCTGCCTAAGGTGTTAGGATTTAGATATTCTAGACTAAAAATCAAAAGTGTTGCAATAACATTAATAATTAATGTTCCTACAAGCATCACTTTGGTGTGAAGTGATAAATGGTTAAACGTACGTTTTGAAATTAACTCGTAAATAACAGTGAAGCCAATGCCTCCAGTAATGAATAAAAAAGTAATTACTATATTAACTAATGGGTCGCCCTTGTAACTAGTTAAGCTGTCTGACCACAAAGAAACAGCATTATTAAATGCTGATACTGCATGAAATAAACTTGTAAAGAGACCCTCTCCCCACCCATACTCAGGGACCCATTTAATTGATAAGATGATCGTCGCCAGTAGTTCCATACTGATAGCAAAAATGAAAACTAATTTAACGAGCTTAACCATACCACCGGTAGAGTGTTGGTTAAAGGACTCCTGAACTAATAAGCGATCCTTAAGTCCAATTTTCTTTCCAAGTAGTAGCACAATGAAGATCGTAAAAGTCATTAAGCCAATTCCACCTATCTGCATCATGGTCATGATGACCACTTGACCAAAGCGCGTGAAATCAGCACCAGTATCGAGAACAACAAGTCCGGTAACCGTTGTTGCGGATGTCGCCGTAAAAAAGGCATTGAGTAAAGATATTGGAGCGTGAGTTGAATATGGGAGTGATAATAAGATGGTTCCCATAAGGATTGTAATCAGAAAACCTAATGCTAACGTTTGAGGGGGAGATCTATGAAAGAGCAACTTTTTTAGAATCTCCATACTAAAGACCTTTCTCTTGGAAACGTTTAACATCTTTTTTTAGTCCTATAATAATTAATAAATCATTTGTTTGAATCGTATCTTCTGGCATGGGTGAAACAGTTAATCGATTGTCTCTTTTTATAGCAAGAACATTAATCTTATATTTTCTTCTTAAATCTAAAGAAGCTAATGTTTTCCCATTGACGATTGGAGTAGCGAAAAGTTCTGCAATACTATAATCATCTGAGAGGTCAATATAATCAATTATCTTTTCTGCGACCATATTTTGAGCTACTCTAATCCCCATATCATACTCAGGGTGTATAATTCGGTCTGCTCCAATTCTCTCTAATACTTTATGGTGATACTGGTTTTGTGCTTTTGTCCAAACATTAGGAATGTCTAATTCTTTTAAGATAAGTGTAGTAAGAATACTTGATTGAATATCATTACCAATCGCTACAACGACATGGCTACAGTTTTTAATGCCAGCATTACTAAGAGCTTCCTCATCTGTCGTGTCCATTTGAATAGCATGGGTAGAGAAATCGACGTATTGGTTAATCTTTTCAGTGTTACGATCGATCGCAAGAACTTCGTATCCCGTTTTATACAGTTCTTTACATACACTACCTCCAAACCTACCTAATCCAATGACAGCTACTTGTTTTTTGGTCTCTTTGGCCATTCTTTATGTCCCCTCCATTTTTAAAAAAGACTATCCTTAAATAAATAGTCTAGACCTTCTCTCTCTAAAATAACGCTGACGAGATTAGTTGTCGGATTAGGAGCCAAGAGTACCCCTTCTTTAGTAAGATTCACCCCAAGACGAAAGTGTAAACCATCTGTTCTTTATCCTCCCGTTCCACCATTTAGATGGATTAAGCGATTTGAAGAAAATGAAGTTGTCAGAAGTAATTTACTCCTAATAGGAAGTAGTGTCAACCTAATTTTCCCTTACTATTTTTAAGTTTTCTTTTGTCACTACTTTCCTTCATATTTAAAAGAAATCAAGATAATTTCAATGGCTGATTTACATCTTAAAAATAAATTCTTTGGGAGAACATGATATAATTCTATAAGGTCGATTTACTTTATTGAAAAGAGGGATCTTTTGTTTTCATTAGTTAATCAAAAGTATCTAAAGTTCATTATTATTAGTTTAATTATTATTATCTTAGTTTATTTTATTCTCCCGGTTTCATATCCAATTTTGTTAGCTTTTGTTGTGGCACTTATATTAACACCGATTGTAAGGTATCTTACAATTGTTTTGAAAATAAAACGTGTATTTTCAGTTACAATTGTATTTCTACTGTTTTTTTTATTTTTAATTGGTCTTATTTATTTGACAATAACTCAAGTGATATCTCAAGGAGTTCAGTTCTTTGAAAATCTTCCTTCTTATATTACCAACATTAATGAGGGGTGGAATACAGTAATATCAGGACTAGAAACAAGTTTTTCTGATTTTCCTGATATCGTATTTTCATCAATAAATGACCAAATTAATTATTTTCTTGAAGAGATGAGATCGACAGTGAACCAGTTGGATATCATTTCAACGGTAACGGTCGGGTTAGCGAAAATACCTGGTTACTTAATATCTTTTATTGTATTTTTGATTACTTTGTTTTTGTTTTTAATTGAGATGCCAAGACTAAAGAAATTCATAAACAATAACCTGTCAAAGGACATGAACGAACGGTTTCAGTTTATGATCGCACGATTTTCGAAAGTTATCTCAGGTTTTTTAAAGGCACAATTTCTTGTGAGCATACCTATATTCTTAATTTCCTTAATTGGTCTGTTATTTATTTCACCAAAAGTAGCTCTCACGATGGCGATCGTAATTTGGATTATAGATTTCATTCCTCTTATTGGTTCGATAGTCATATTAGCACCTTGGGCAACCTATCTTTTATTGGTAGGGGACAATAGTACTGGCATACAACTCTTGGTTTTAGCTGGTATTCTTTTAATAATAAGAAGAACAATCGAGCCGAAAGTAATGGGAAATCAAATAGGTTTGTCGCCATTAGCAACTTTAATTTCAATGTACTTAGGAGCACAATTATTAGGAATAACCGGGTTAGTATTAGGTCCTTTAATAATAATAGGATTTAATACTGCAAAAGAAGCAAAGATTATAAAGTTCCCAAGTGGAACTTAGTTCATTTTACTTCATTTGTACTTCAATAATTTTTGGTACATTAAAAGAAAGATCGAAATGAGAATAGCAAAGACGATGTCAGCATATTCATTAAAATGAAAAATTCGTCGAATTGTTAATAAATTTTGAGGGATGTTACTTAAAATAACCACAATAGATCCAATTATAATTGAAAAAAGTTTTGTTTTACTTTTATTGAACATGATCTCCAAACCGGTTGTAGACGCGTAAAGTAGAATGGTTAATGTTGTTAACACGATAATAGACCAACATGCTAAAAAAATTAGATCAACCCGTTCAAAAATAGTAAATGAAATGGTTTTAATCATATATAAAAAAGGTTCAGGAAGAATATTAAATTGACCCGGACTAAAATAGATAAAACATGCGAGAACGATAAATGTATAAAAGATTGTGACAAAAATATTTGCATAAGTTGCTGTTAGCAATTTTTCCTTACTGGTTCCACTTACGAATGGATATATAATTGGTAGTATAAGAAATCCCTGCATAGCAAAAGTACTAGATAATGCACCTTTCCAAATCCCAATCCAATCTGTCTCAAATATAGGCAAAAGATAAAGGGGTTCTGAATCTGAAAATGCAAACGTAGCGCAAATTGGTGCTAAGAGAAGAAAAGGAGAAGAGATCGTCATAAAAGTTGCAATTGTTTTGAGAGGACTAATTAAAAGATAGAGAGCAGGTATAATAAAAAGTATTAATTTAACAATCCCTGGTGTATTCGGTAACACCCAAGCGCCTATAAGTGTATTAAAGAAAATTAAGAGCGTGATGGTAATAAAGATAAAATAAAAAGTATATAGTAGGATTAAAAAATTCCCCACAATATTACCTAAAACTTGTTTAAGATATGTATAAAATGTAAGATGCGGGTAGCTTGCGGATATAAACCAGAGAACGATAATCATGAACTGTGAAAATAGTCCAAGCTAATAGAACAGAAATCCACCCATCAGTATTGGCTTCTTGAAAAACAACGTATGGTAGTGTGAAAAGACCAGCACCAACTTGAGCTTGAACGAAGAACCAAAAAAATTGTGGGAGACTAATATCTTTAACCTGAGTCATTTTTCCCCTCCACTTTTAGTCGTAGTCTTAATCTCTCCAGAAAATAAAATTAAATTTATATTTCAGGAGCTTAAAATGAAAAATACAACTTTTCCATTCAATTACTAAATAAATTTGTATTCTTTACTACTTAGAAGAGTTTTGAAATATTTACTGTACTTTTAAATAGGTTCATGTATAATTTGAAATTATCATAGAACAATAAAATTTATCGAAGAATTTTTTGGAGGAGCCTGTCACCAAGGGGGAATTATGCCCATGTGTCAGGCTTTTTTTGCGTGAAGAAGGAAACTTTTTTAGGCTTATAGTTACGGTTATTCATCACATAGGCTACATAAAAGGAAAAAAGATGAGTTATAAAGAATCAAATCAGATTTGCTAAGTTCCAAGTGAAGAGGTGCGGGTATGAAGAAAATAATTGTTACAGGAATTGTTCTAATCGTCGTTTCTTATTTTAGCGTACTTAATTATGTTATATATTCTAATAATGAGACTACCACGACCGGAAAAATTGTAAGTATAATGGAAATGAAGTATGGTACTATTATGTCCATTCATCTCTTCGATAACAAAACAAATGAGGATAAATTAATCTCAGAAGAACAAACTATTAATCAATTCAAAGATGAACTTAACGGTATAGTACTTACTGATGTCAAAGGCGAGGAAATTGAAGAAATAATTTATTCATTTAGCATATATACTGCCGAAACTACAAATGCACAATCCAAAAGAATTGATGGTTATATATCTTCGGGGGAACTTAATATAGGAGATGAAACGTATAGGGGAAATGGCATAAACCAAGTACTGGATGTTATTCATAAATTTTTTGCAAATAATTAATAATCAAGTTAATAATAGGGTGACGAGAGTCAGGTAACCATTTAATGGAGGTGGAATGATTGAAGAAAAAAATATACTGGTATGTCTTGTATCATTTTTAATAATCGATATTTCACTATTTATCTATTCGCAGGTTAAAAAAACTAGTTTTAACGGTTTTATTTTAAACTGTTAAGAGAGGAAAAGACTTTCCCAAAGAAATAATCTGAACAATTTTTTAATAGATAGGAGTGAAGCTTTCTTGAAAAAACAATTTATCGTCATTGGGCTAGGACGCTTTGGAAGTAGTTTAACTCAAACGTTGGTGGAAGGAGGTCATGAAGTATTAGCAGTTGATAAAGATATTGATTTAGTACAAAACCTTGCTTCCACAGCCACCCACGTTATTCAAGCAGACGCTACAGACGAGGGAGTTTTAAGAGAGCTTGGAGCAGGAAATTTTCAACATGCTATTGTAGCGATAGGTGAGAATCTCCAATCGAGTATTTTAATAACATTACTTTTGAAAGAGATGAACATCCCAAAAGTCACAGTAAAAGCCAAAAACGTCATATATGGAAATGTGCTTGCTAAAATTGGAGCTGATCAGGTTGTGTTCCCTGAAAGAGATATGGGGATTCGTCTAGGCAGACAATTAAGTTCCGAAAATATAATTGATTATATTGAACTTTCAACTGATTATAACTTGGTTGAAATGAACGCCCAAGCTACCATGAATGGATATTCTATTATAGAATTAGACGTTAGGGCAAAGTATGGGTTGAATATTATGGCAATTAAATCAGGGAATGACGTTAATATCTCACCTAAAGCAGAAGACATCATTAAGGCAGGGGATATTCTGTTATTGATAGGTTCAAATCAAGAAATAAGGGCTTTGGAACGTAACTATGACAAAATATGATAAGAAAGATTACTTGAAATTTAATATGAAATCTATCGTAAGCAAATTAAGTCCTCCACAATTAATTATGATTGTATTTTTTATATTAATAATTATTGGTACTGCATTATTAATGCTACCTGTATCATCTTCAGGACCTCATTCTGTAACATTCTTAGATGCGCTTTTTACTGCAACGTCTGCGATTTGTGTAAATGGGTTAGTCGTAGTGGATACTGGGCTGACCTATTCTACTTTTGGACAAGGTATTATTATGATTCTTATTCAAATTGGTGGACTTGGGTTTATGACTTTAGGGGTTATTATTGCAATTGTTCTTGGTAAAAGAATTGGTTTAAAGCAAAGGCTAATTATCCAACAGACAACACACTCAAATTCTTCGTCTGGGTTAGTTAAGCTTTGTTTATACATTGCCTGTATTGCGTTTGTATTTGAAGCAGTGGCTGTTTGTGTATTAACAACCCGTTGGATGGCAGAATTGGGACTTAAAGACGCTTTTTTTCACGCAAGTTTTTATTCTATTTCAGCATTTAACAACGCTGGCTTTTCAATTTGGTCAGATAGTCTATCTGAATTTATAGATGATCCAGTTGTTAACCTAACAATTATGGGGTTATTTATAAGTGGGGGACTAGGTTATATTGTAATTGTAGAGATCTTTAGAAAAAGAAATTGGAAAAAGCTAACTCTACATTCTAAAATCGTTCTTGTAAGCTCTGGTGCATTGCTACTTACGGGCTTTTTATTAATATACGCACTCGAATCGATGAATCCAGATACATTTGGTCAGTTAACTTGGTCTGAACGTTTATGGTCTGGTTGGTTTCAAAGTGCGACCGCTAGAAGTGCGGGTTTTAATACTATTGATATAAATAGTATGTTATCCTCATCTCAGCTAGTATTAATCCTTTTGATGTTTATTGGTGCATCCTCAGGCGGAACAGGTGGAGGAATTAAAACGACAACATTTTTTGTCTTATTATTAGCTACTTTTACTACATTCCGTGGCGGTGGACAAATTCATGCATTTGAACGTAAAATTCCGAGTGAAACAATTATGCGAGCATTAGCAGTAGTTATCAGTTCTTTATCATTTGTTTTTTTAGTCGCTTTGCTTTTGACTGTTACTGAAGGAATACATGAAGAACATTTTATGGAAGTATTATTCGAAGCAACATCTGCTTTTAGCACAGCTGGTCTTTCGATGGGACTAACTAGTGAACTGAGTTCAGTCGGTAAATGTATTGTGATTGTTACGATGTTTATAGGGAGACTAGGACCACTTACATTAGCTTATGCCCTAGCAAAAAAGAAAAGGAAGTCAAAACTCGGATATGCAGAGGATCAGGTGTTAATAGGATAAATACTTAGTGATCTCTTTAAATAAGGTTAGCTATTCTGTAAAAGGGAATGAACAAAACTGTTCATTCCTTTTAGTGTATTTCAATCAAGTAAGGTTAAACTCGTGGAGGTTCGACTCCTCTCAACCGCATATTATATTAGAACAATGGTACTTTTTATGTTTGTGTTGAAAGTTCATTCAAATACCAACACGTATTAAAGTTATTAAGAGTAGCACCAAGCCTCAAGAAGCTTAGGTGCTTTTTATTTGAGTCAGCTCAATAATGATTAAACATGTTATGAGATTTAAGGAAATCCATAAGAATTTCATCCGTATTTCTTTTGGATTTTCCTAGCCAGATTAGATGTCCCCATGTATCAAGTAAATGTAGTTCTGAGTTAGATATTTTTTCATGTGCAAAGTAAGGATGTTCTAACGGTACTGAGCTGTCATGCTTACTGTGCATAATAAGAGTAGGGCAGGTGATAGCTTGTAAATTCTCGGTAGATAATTCATTTATTTGTGAAAGATCAATAAGAAATCCGTGACCGGACCGTTGTCGATTATTCATTTTTCTTATTTCTTCAACATCCTCTTTGCTTAACTCATTCATTGCTTCATCTCGTGTTAATTTGCTAAAGGAAGGAAACATTTGATTAAAAATGAATTGAGGAAATAAATTATTTACTGAAGATATTAATTTCCATGTGTACTTTTCAGTTCTTGGGTGAAATAAAATTCTCGCTGCTTTATATTCTTTATCTTTGATAGTAAGCCATTCCTTTGTAACAGCTGATTGTAAAGTAAGCGAACAAACTACGTTTTGATATTTAGAAGCGAAACATAAACCACTAGGACCACCTGCGGACATTGCGATAAGATGAACTTTATTAATATTCAAATGATTTAGTAACTCCATATAAAACTCACATGCAATGGCTAGGCTTTTGCCCACTTCTTTTGATGAATTTCCATATCCTGGTCTAGAAGGAGTAATGATAGAGAAACCATTATCTATTAAAGCCTTATACCCGAACTCTTCATTACAATTCGAATGACCTCCGTGCATAATTAGTATAGGTTCTCCCTTACCTATAATAGAATACTCAAGAGTTAACCCATTTTTACAGAATGTCTCTATTCTTCTTTCCATAATATAGCCTCCATCTGCATAATTTTTTATAAAACAGTCTAGACCTACCTCTCTATAATAACGGTAATAACATTAGTAGTCAGATTAGGAGCCAAGAGTACCCCTTCTTTAGCTTTTTGCTCTATTATGAATAAATTATAATATAATGAAATGATATCAATAATATGTAATAATGAAAAGCATACGAATTCAGCGTTACATATTGGGGAATATAGTTAGTTTAAGAATTGATAAGAGTGTATGAACTATAATATTTAGAAACATGGTAGACAGTCAGGCATACTCTTATCTTATGCAACCAATGAAATATAAGAAGAGGATTTAGGACTAGAGTATAAATGTAATGACGAATAATTGTGTAATATTATTAATTAATGTTCGTTTTTAGGTTGTGAGATATATTTTTAATTAGGGTCTGATTTGTTAATGGTAAGAGAATCTAGCTTCACCAATTCTTCACCACGATAATTGAAAATGAATGATTTTATATGAAATGGGCGCAAATGAGTGTAAGTGGTGTGCGTGTTTGCAAGAGATAACACGTTTCCACGGCATTGAGGGCCTAGTGGGGTTAAACCCGTGGAGGTTCGAGTCCTCTCAACCGCATACGAATAAGTAAAGTACCTTAGCTATAAAAGCTTTGGTGCTTTTTTATTTTTAATGCAGGTGGTGGAATGTATTTGAAGAATGTTTAGAAGGTGAGTTTTTTAACCTAAAAGGAGGAATTAAAATGTTAAAATTAGGAGCTATTTTTATTCCGGTAACTGATGTAAAAAAATCTGTAGAATGGTATAAGGATGTCCTTGAATTAAATCATGTTGGGAATTGGCAAGGAGATGAAGGAGCGGATTTTTATTTTAACTCAGAAAAGCAATATGTAACCCTTGTAAAGTTAAATGAAAATCAACCAACAAAGTTTCTTACTAATTCTGAGTATCAAAATACTTACTATAATTTCACTACAGATAATATTGAGGAATTACACAGAAGGTTAAGCCAAAAAGGCGCAAAGGTAACAGAGATTTATGATGATGGAGCAATTTATGCATTTGAATTTTATGATCTAGATGAGAATAAATTGGGCGT from Alkalicoccobacillus plakortidis harbors:
- a CDS encoding TrkH family potassium uptake protein gives rise to the protein MTKYDKKDYLKFNMKSIVSKLSPPQLIMIVFFILIIIGTALLMLPVSSSGPHSVTFLDALFTATSAICVNGLVVVDTGLTYSTFGQGIIMILIQIGGLGFMTLGVIIAIVLGKRIGLKQRLIIQQTTHSNSSSGLVKLCLYIACIAFVFEAVAVCVLTTRWMAELGLKDAFFHASFYSISAFNNAGFSIWSDSLSEFIDDPVVNLTIMGLFISGGLGYIVIVEIFRKRNWKKLTLHSKIVLVSSGALLLTGFLLIYALESMNPDTFGQLTWSERLWSGWFQSATARSAGFNTIDINSMLSSSQLVLILLMFIGASSGGTGGGIKTTTFFVLLLATFTTFRGGGQIHAFERKIPSETIMRALAVVISSLSFVFLVALLLTVTEGIHEEHFMEVLFEATSAFSTAGLSMGLTSELSSVGKCIVIVTMFIGRLGPLTLAYALAKKKRKSKLGYAEDQVLIG
- a CDS encoding alpha/beta fold hydrolase, with protein sequence MERRIETFCKNGLTLEYSIIGKGEPILIMHGGHSNCNEEFGYKALIDNGFSIITPSRPGYGNSSKEVGKSLAIACEFYMELLNHLNINKVHLIAMSAGGPSGLCFASKYQNVVCSLTLQSAVTKEWLTIKDKEYKAARILFHPRTEKYTWKLISSVNNLFPQFIFNQMFPSFSKLTRDEAMNELSKEDVEEIRKMNNRQRSGHGFLIDLSQINELSTENLQAITCPTLIMHSKHDSSVPLEHPYFAHEKISNSELHLLDTWGHLIWLGKSKRNTDEILMDFLKSHNMFNHY
- a CDS encoding VOC family protein: MLKLGAIFIPVTDVKKSVEWYKDVLELNHVGNWQGDEGADFYFNSEKQYVTLVKLNENQPTKFLTNSEYQNTYYNFTTDNIEELHRRLSQKGAKVTEIYDDGAIYAFEFYDLDENKLGVVVDK